The segment CAAACCGAACGGCGGTGAGCTACGGCTAAGGCGAGTCGGAGACTCAATCATCTCCTTCCTTTcccttactcttcttcttccatcAGTTGTACTCATACTGTGTGTGTTGGTTGATTTGGCTATTGAACTCCAATTTGGGATTGTTCtagtgtgtttgtgtgtggATTGGGGTGCTTGAATCAATTGGGTCGGTAACAATTGGTAATCAGAGCTATCGATCCGGTCGATGAGGACCGACGAGCAGCATGCAGAGCTGGTCGCGATGTTGAACCAGAACCACCAAGCACTCGCAGATCTAAGGGCCGAGGTGCATGAGTTGAAGACAATGCTGAAGGAGCCCACGCTGATCAATCCACCCCTAGCATGCTCGCCGCCTCCGCCCTTCGTTGCTTCAGCCAGCGGCGGAACAGGAGCGTTCCGCATCTGAGGAGGCATCACCACCAGATGGGAAGCCGTTCGACAACAACGTCCATGTCTTCTTCATCCGCAACGGCATCAAACTCCCCAACGACCTGGTGCGCGAGATCTTCCTTCGGATCCCGTGCGAGGCAGACCACGTCTGCGTGTCTGGCGTACGAGGACGTGCAAGGTGCACTCGTCCGGGCCACCAGCGTGCTGAGCTCCATGGCATCGTACACCATATGTGCCTCTCAGAGCCAGAGGATGTACGCGCGCGACCTGCGCAGTGGCCTCTACCGTGACGGCCCTCTTGGCCAGCTGCCTACACTCCTGCCCAGCACGCTAACCTCGCCAACCGTGCTCCGGTCATCAACCTTCCCGAGCCGTCGCCAAGTGTTCAACAGAATGCGTCTACCACCTCATCGAGCTCATTGGCCGAGCCCACGACTGCTCCTTCTAGATGGCCGCTGAGTTCGCTACCTGGGACATCAATGGCATCGTCATCTTTGATCTCGAGATCGGCCAGGGCACACACGAGGTTTCCAAGCTCGCAGACGAGGCGCGCCACGATTCCATGTCGGCCTTGTTCGCGCTCTTTCCACTGGACCTCTGCGACGCCAGCGGCAACTCTGAGGCACGGGAGACACGCCTGTGAGCAAATGTGTCCTCCGCTACCGCGACTTTGTACCCGAGTTCGGTAGGGCGCTCAATGACGATGGTTGTGGTGACTTCGTCTTCTTCGATGCCGATGACCTTGAGGTAGTGTTCAGGGATGCGTACGCTCACCCGACTGTGGATGGCGTCAGGTTCTAGGGGTTCCAGCGCCAAGACGAGTTGGTGAACGGCCAGGCCATGGCGTTCGACTTCACAACTAGGGGACCCGTCCTCCACGACCACATCGACCTCCATGGGCAAACGCTCGCCAATCGTTCGACGGGAAGCCTCAGTCTCCCCGAGAGTATCATCTCACCATGCGTCGTGACACCTCGGCCTCCTCGACGCACGCATCGGCCCTCCGCAAATCCTCGTGTCTCCGTGCAGGCATCGATACGACGTCGTGGTGGGCGGCGGCGTCGTCGTTGTTCCGTGCACGCATGGCCTATGCGGTGGCCTCCATTGCGATGGCCCGCTCAACTGGCCGCAGCTCGGCGCGTACGCGGCCGACTCGCGGCTTCCTCTCATGCCCATCACGCCAAGTTCAAGCGATCGCTCGAAAAGCGAACTCCCGCGTTCTTCCGAGTCTCCAAGGGCGGCGACGGTGGCAAGCACGTCGTCCTCAAGTGCAACGACTCGTCCATGTCGTTGCACGCCGACAACCTCTACAGGCCGACCTTCGCCAACTTCATCGACTACGACATTGCCAAGACCAGCGACAAGATTTCTCTCAGGACTCTGGTTGGCCACTCGGTGGTGGAGAGCCTTGGAGTCCACGGGAAGAAGGGCATCCCGGTCATCCAAGTGCCAATGGAGTTCTCACTGGCCAAGGTCGTGTTcactgcaatgtcaaggtctgGGAAATTCCGTGTTCCTCATGGGATTGCTGCAATGTCAAGAGTTGTGGCTGCTCATGTCCTTGATTCCCAGCCATGGCCACCACCTGATCTGGAGAGTCATCTGACATTGTACATAGGAGCTTTTCCGATGGTGCCTATAGATCTAGGTGCTGGAAGCAGTGCTTAGAAGGGCTTGTCTGAAAGCACCAGATTGAAGGGTGTAGTCACTGCAGGCTCAAAAGGCAATTTCATTACCATTGCTCAAATGACATAATGTGTTGACCAGCAAGATGCTGCAGTGAAGGAGCTTGAGAATCACCTACGGATTGGCAATTTGAAACTATATTTGTTACAGATTGAATCCTTGCAGTCTAACAAAGATGGCATGTCACAGCTCTAGAGCAATTAGAGATCGATGTCTGCATGGTCCCTGATTGCAATGGTGAAGATGTTGAGTGTTTGGCTGCTGCCTTGTCTGAAGATGGATACTCTTCAAGAATGATCTTGAGTTGGCTAAGAAGCTAGCATTTGTAGCTGATCTTTCTTTGTCAGGAGGGAGTTTTCGCGAATATGAAATTGATGCAAGTCCAGTAGCAAGCATGTTGCTTGGCATGAGTTCATTGCAGGATAATTTGCTGGAACAAAGCAGTCTGACCATAGTTCTCAGTATGCCGAATCATCCAGACTCGATGCTAATCAGAAGTGTGTTGGGCCTCTAGATGACATACCAGAGGTCAATACCTCAGAGAGCACATCTTCAATGTCAGTTCGTTGTCACCTTCTCTAGAGGATGTTCACTCGGTTCATCGAAGAGCAAACTGATTTGGAAGGCAGAACTAGGTTCTGGCTATGGCTAACAGCAACATGACACATGGTGGAGCAGGAAGCAGTGGAAGTATGGTGATCGGGAGCAGCGATATCAGGCTTCAAGAGTTCATCGCAATATCGGCTTGAGGGCAAGCCGAATTTCAAGATGAGGGGAATGTGATATGCTCgatatgacaggtgggccccCAAGACTCAGGGAGGACGTTACAAAAGGAGGAAGCGCCGAGCGGCTGGAACCAGGGAATGAACAGAGGAGACGGAACCGAACTGAATGGCGGCGAGCTGCGGCTCAAGCGAGTCAGAGACTTGATCATCTCCTTCCTTTcccttactcttcttcttccattAGTTGTACCCAGACCGTGTGTTGGTTGATTTGGCTATTGAACTCCAATTTGGGATTGTTCtagtgtgtttgtgtgtggATTGGGGTGCTTGAATCAGTTGGGTTGGTAACAGGGACCTTGTGCTTGGAATTGAGTTGCAGCCCAAGGCCACTCTAGGGGCTTGCTTTTAGGGGTAAGAATGGAGATGTTGATGCTAATGCTATAGAATCTAGGGAGTTTAGTTTTTGCCAGCACAGTAATTACTAGTAGAAGATATGCCTTCAAACAGGAAATTATGAATGTGTATGCCCAGTTCAATATGATAGAAAATGTGCATTTCTGCATGAACTCTATTCAAAAATTCAGAACAGCAGTTATCCTTTGGTTGTGGTAGGTGAGTTCAACTTTGTCTAGTTTGCTCATCAGCTCATGAGAAATCCAATGATGGTGTGGAGTTGATTTATATGGATACATTCAATGCTTTGTGACCCTGATGGGTTCCCATTGGGATTCTACAAGGAGTTTTGGAAGCAGGTTAACGAGACTTCGAAAGAAATGCTAGACAAATCATATGCGGGAGATTTGAATGCGACTGTCATGGTACCAACATGCACCGAAACACACTTTAACCCTGAGCCTGAAACCTTCACTATCAATATTTTGTAGTAAGGGACATAACATTGTTTAGGTGTTGGGGAAGGTTAAAGTGTGTTTCGGTGCATTTAGTTAGGTTTTGTGGATTTACAAGAAAAACACACACAATGATTTACAAGAAACTCATACTAAATTAGTTCCAGGTGGATTGTGATTCCAGAATTCAAAACTATCCAATCGATGGTCACAGACTCACAGCAACCGCATAAGCGCAGATGTTGCAGCACTGGATGAAATAACGCATAGCAATAGCATTCCGTCCCCCCATATTGCCCTTCCCAATAGAAAAACACACACGGAAGCACTGGAGCAAACTATCCAATCGATGGTCACAAACCCACAGCAACCGTATAAGCGCAGACGTTGCAGAACTGGATGAAATAACGCATAGCAATAGCAGTTGGTCCCCCCATATTGCCCTTCCCAACAGAAAAACACACTCCCGGAACAAGCACTGGAGCAAACTACCCAATCGAGCAACAGAATAAGCGAAGACGCCGCCGCCTATTCTCACGCGAGATTACCTGTGGAGGAGTCGGCGAGTGTTCCAAGATGGAGAAGCAACGAGGCGGAGTCGCGTGGCGTGCGAGAGGACGACGGCGCCGAGCAGCGGGCACTGCGCGGGGCCGGGCTCGGCTTGGCCTCTTCCCTGACTCTAGAAATTTCCAGAAAATGCAAATGAATTAGGGATTCGAGAGGAGAAGGAGCGAACAGGGAGAGGCGCTTGCCTTCGTTGGCCGTGAAGAAGCGAGGGCCGAACAAGCGGAGAAGAACCCGTGGACGGGTTTTGTAGgaaaaggggaggggaggaatGGGACGGGATCGGGACGGGCGCAGATCGCGGCTTTCGCTGGCTGACATGTGGGTCTCGTATCGTACTTCCGGTTTGAGTTGTAGTACGAAGCttggctggtgggcccccgCGCCCGAGCCATCCTGCGGCCTCCACCTCTGCCGCCACCTTCGCCCCCTGGCCGCGGCTTTCGCTGGTTTGAGTTGTAGTACGAAGCTTTGTTGGTGGGCTCCACCTCTCCCTCCAGGCTCCGGCTGGCGCCGGATCACCCAATTGCCCACGTAAATTTTttcagaaattttttaaaagttactagtaactttttctcaaaacttctgagattttttttctcgtgcaaactttttttaaatttttttgaactaaatttttctcgtataaactttttaaaaaagaaagacGGGAAgagaaaaagttttcaaaaaaaagagCGGAGGCTTTTTATCGCTCGCGAGGGGGTTTCTGCACACACGTGCCCTAAATAGCAGAGTCTGTTGCCCCCTCTCCATTGCCACGGTATGCTGCGTTAATCTGTTCGGTAGGTTACCAGAGAGCCTCTCGAGTGTAAATTAGTGTTTTTTTCCAGAGTTTTTAAAAATTCAAGATGTGTTAAAGTACAAATGTATCCAAAACTTTGATGTATTTGGATGAAACAAAACCTTAGATACTATAGTATTTTCCATGCTTGAAAAATCTATATTCACCTCCTCTTTTTTGGGAGTATACACCTCTTCTTTTGAGGAACTAAGAACGGTGGCTCCCACGCTCACGCAGCAGTATAAGGAAATGTTGAGTTggtgtgaaaaaaaattcttgtgccgtTAACATTCGTGTAGAGCACTGCTATACGTTAAACCACTTGAGTGGTTGCCCACTTGTTACTCAAAAGGGGTCAAATTACCTGGTTGTAAGGGAGTTATACAAATGGGTTATATGTGAAGTATTTCTCATTCGTGCATTAAAGTTTAGCACTGCTAATTTAGCAAGCACACGATTGATAAGATTTGAATGGCCTTCCCTAGATAGGATTTCCGTAGGACCTTACACGAGAATCGCACTTGTAAAATAATGGACCGATATATGTAAAAGATTTTTAAGTAAAAGAATTGGGTCTAGAATTCCGTATATGTATTCAGCATTATATTTTCTTCTCAATAATAGGGCAACTACTCAGTATTGTAATAAATTGTGGTATTGATATACAGTAGTATTTCACACATGGTACATTGGTACTTCACGAGCTGTAGTTTTCATATACGATGGGATTTCTGTTGGTACTAAGAAAATCTAGTGTACACCTAAAAAATTATGCAATgccatttaaaaaatatttattctacAGTATACCACTAGTTAAGAGGCTAAGTTACAGTCAAGGGTCCACATATCAATGAGATATAACAAGTAAATTTTAAACATATGAGCTTACTTAGTGACATATAATGAATAATCTTAGCTAGCTCACTCCCCAGACCTGCCACGGAGGATTCTGGAGTTTAATCTTCAGAATCCCCACACGCGCGGACGTGGATCCTGAAGCAAATACAGAGGTAACATTAGGCTATCTTCAGCAGTTACTtcaaatttttatctaaaaaatactattacagtatcctctatcactattacagcatcccttattttttcatcttcagcagctatcctatttcctaccttctactcctctttttctctctccgatcCCGCTGTCAGTAACAGTACCCGACGGTGTTTTTCTTCCTCCGGACCCACGGTCTGCCACAGTAAACAGTACTGGTACAGTGTCCATCCAGCGGCCAGTGAGCGcaatgaacagtacccggaCTCATTTACTTCCctgctcccttctctctctgctcaaacaaatatttttctatacACCAAAAAATCTACAAATTTTTGTAAAGTTCTATAATttatatgcaacccattttaattggttttgCCCAAAAAGTCTGAGCCAACCTAcaattaaaattcttaaaagtTACAAATTTTTCTAACTTGCTCTAATTTTTAAGCCTTCAATTCAAAACCctaaaatctggaaaaaatcatcaaaattcttcacataccatggaataatttctaaaattattcccCGCTgtaggttgcacatgaatttaatttccaaaattattcCCCGCTgtaggttgcacatgaattttgTGAGTTTCTTCCCAAGAAATTAATTGGAAATTGTTAAATTTAATGAGAATTAATGCTGCAAGAATATGTTGTGCTCAACAGCCCCATAGAAGCAAAGCTTTTCCcaaatttacttttttttttcaggaatAAACGGACAAAAGGTAATCCCAGCTGGACCCGGGCCCGGCAGCAGTCGCTCGCAAAGGCTATACTGCGACTGACAATACGAGCTCACGCAGAGCCAAATGCTCTTACGACCACGTGAGGGAAAGCAACCCCACATTCCCAATCGCACATGCCTGACACTGCGAAGACCAAAGCCAAGCAAACGGCCACTGACACTCTGTCCCCACGTCAACGATGCGCTGATGGACCCATATGTCAGTTGGTGCCCAGTCGGAGACGTCGCACCGACCAGACAGTACCAGCCTGCTGTTCACTGGTCCAGGCAGCGTTTTGCATATTAGTCCTTCGGCTATGCTGATATTTTGATCCCGGAGCCTCGTGTAGAACAAAGGGGTGCTAATCACACGAATTAGCCTACCAACCAACAATTTGCCGATCTCTTCTCACCCTCCGTCCCATACCCTCACCACATCAGTGTCCTCAATGCCAACATCATCATGAGCAATCATAGGCTTGCTAGATGATTCTTCATAGTCAAGCATTAGAGACTATGGTCATCGACACCGGTAATAATTTTACCATCCTTTCCTACCTATTTGGTCTATTCAAACCTGTTGGATAAACATGGTGTTAATGGTAATCTTCATCGAAAATAGGTACATTTAATATCAATATATCAATTAAGTTTGATGGCATTCGAACATATGATCACTTGCACTGTCTCTATGTTTAAACTTTCACAATTTTAAAGGGGTTAGCGACGGTGGTTCTATTTTCAGCAAGGATTTTTGTCACTAGCAGCACAAAGAGAGGCTGTGAAAGGTAGAGCAGACCGACATTGGTGGTGGAGAGTAAGACGACGAGGATGCTAATGGCCACGGGTGGCGTGGCGAAGGACGATTAGATGACGGTGCCGAGCCAGAGGAGGGGGGCTAGCAAATATGGCCCTATGAAGCCGAGTTAGCGTGATGGGTACGGCGACCGCGAATCTAACAACTAAGGACTGCACCAGAGATGGTCGAAGACAGCAGGGAGCGAGCAAACAGACAAAACgacgagaagaagaagataatcAATATCTCATGTGTTGTGGACCGTCGGATGGCCATCAAAAGACCATGTTTCATCACTAAAACAAAAGTTACTTTCAGACATCTGATATATAGCATCTCCTTTGAATTTTAACTAGTGGCTTGCGCGCGCCTTGCGCGCGGAGAGTTTGTTGTATGTGCTCACAGTTTGTAGGAAGGGTTGACGTGTTAGAATACTGAGACTGTCTTCTACGAGAATAATATAGGATGTATTCAATCAAGTCAATAGAATGGATGATAGTTATCAAAAGCATTGTAAGATTTGTATTTTCAACAGGTAATATGATAATTGGTGTTGTGACACAATGTGAAGGGAAAAATTGTTATATGTAAGTGTTATGGAAAGGGAAAAATATGACGATTATTGTTCAAAATATATTGATGTACTATTAGGGTGGGCCAGAGTGAATTGTGCTGTTGTGTAGAATAGCAAAATGAACTGGTGTATGAACTAATGCATTCTGAAACAAGCAAAACAATTGGCTGTAGTGATATATGATATGCTTAGGGTAGAAAATATAAGGCATGTGGCAGTTGTTAATAGGAAATCTGTTAATCATATGTATATGCATGaaattgtgtatgtatattGAGTTTGGTTCTGTGAgtgcataaaaaataaattattatatctAAGATCAGTTTAATATTCGAGCATGTGCCGATTAATGCTATGGTTGTAATGTGATAGACTAAATTGTTGTATGCAATTTTGGGTAGGTACATGTAGCCATGTAAGGCAATTATATCAGTGATTTTAGATGACATTGCTGATTTGTTATTATACAGGTTGATTAGTGTGCGAAAAGAGTAACCGTGAACAACTTCATCTGCTGGTGATGACAGGCTAAAAGTTTGAGGAACCAAGGTCCAAAAGTAAGTTCAAAAGAGGCGAAAAAAAGAGCAGAAGGAATGTGAAGAGCAGGCATGCGCCGATTAATGCTATGGTAGTAATGTGATAGACTAAATTGTTGTATGCAATTTTGAGTAGGTATGTGTAGCTATGTAAGGCAATTATATCAGCGATTTTAGATGATATTGCTGATTTGTTATTATACAGGTTGATTAGTGTACCAAAAGAGTAACAGTGACAACTTCATCTGCTGGCGATGACAGGCTAAAAGTTTGAGGAACCAAGGTCCAAAAGTAAGTTCAAAAGAGGGGGAAAAAAGAGCAGAAGGAATGTGAAGAGCAGGTCCCTTTCAGGTGGCAAAAGACAGCAAAAGGCGAGCAGTGCTTGATAGCTGAGTCACGTTGGCTACTTTGTTTGGCTGTACATAAAAGGAGAAGCGGTTAGTATGTTCAGTGTAGAATTGTAAGGATTGTATGTAAAGAAGTGGTATGCAAGTGAAAGTGACCTTCATTGCTTGTTTTTTGGTGCAGCAGTTTTGGATTTACACATCTTTGTGGAGCTGGATATGGTCTGCTGGGAAGAAGCCCTGGATGGGGGGTGTTGTTTTGTACCTTTGTTCTGTCGAATGTAGAATTGGGTCACATTTTGCTGTAAGACTTTCTTCGTTCGACTTTTTCTGAGTATCAGTGTCCTCCTAGGCAAACGGGGGGATGCATGAGGTAGATGGATTAGCAGGGTTTGTAATGATGCTGAAAATGTATACAGGATTATATATGTAAGAGTAGAAAGCATGCTTGCCTTTGGAGGATCTGTTGTATCTTTAAACAATCTTTTTCGAGCACTTGAGTGTTTAGGGAGATCAATGGGATCTCTGTGTGTTACATATATAAAGATGTGAGCTATGAATATATTCAGAGAGAGGAACCAATAGCTATATCTGGCTcaaaaaaagattaaagaagAACGAATAATAAGAGGGCCTCATTTGCAATAAGCTCTCTATCTGCATAATGAGAAGCTGGTCCACAATCCATATATTAATTACTTATACTGAAACAACAATTACTCTTTGAGAATCTTAGTAGCCTTATCATGCTACTTTTCTTGCTTTCTTATAAGGTTGTAATAAGAGAGCGGGGGAGCATGCAAAGCTAGACAGAAATGCTCATATGGAATAGAAATAGGTTCTTGTTTAAAGTGGTACACATAGCTTATTAAATATTTTGCTGTGACATTGGTAGGAAGTCAATTGGAAAATTGCCAGGTCTTCATAGTATGTTGCTGGGATGAAAACGCGCAGAAAATTGAACACCAGACAGTAGGTAGATGCTaccttttataatttttttttctatatttatcGCATATTGGAAAAAGAGCAGCATGTCTTGTTGATGGCACTTACGGAAGGACAGGTTTCTTCAGAGGTGATTCGTCGTATTCCAGCGGAGGTGGAGGGGTCTGCAATACAACTTCAATGTATTATTGATAGGTTATGGCAGAGAAGCATTGCATGTTCTATGGGTGATTAAACAGTTGATAAAAAAGAGTACGATGCTACATTATCTGCTGGTATATCTTTTGTAGGTGTTTTCTGTGTTTCTGGCTGCGATGAAGATGCACCGCTCTTGATTCCAGATGGAACACTACCATCGGGTAAAGTAGCATCAGGATTGGTGCTATAGGTGTGTTGCTGGAGTATTGGGTCAGCTGTGTGGCAGATTGGTAGTTGCTTGGGCTGGTTGAGTTTTATATGTGGGACTGTATGTTGTCTCCCATAAGAAGCGACGATGGAAGTGATCTGGTATGTTCTCTTGGGATTATAGTAGCTCTGCTCTGTTAGAGCAACTGCAAAGGCGAATTTTAAGGATACTATGGCTGCAATATCGGGGGGTGTGTCATTTGCGAATCTTGCTGATCTCAACACCTGCTGGACTGGTTTACCAACAATGCGGCGAGCAACTTCTCCGAAAGCTATCATTTCAGCTTCTGCAGTTCCATCGTTTGCAATGAAGGACAGTTTGTACCTGTAAAGATAGAATTACACGGTGTATAGGTCAatgtatatttattttagtgGAAAAGGAATGGAGAATGGTTCTTACTTGAAGCGATAGCCAGTACAGGAACATGTGTTGCATTTGTAACCATCGCCACTTGGTGTGCAGGCTCTGTTGCATCTGTTACATGATGGGAACCACCATGGTGTGGTCAAGATTAGGCGTGTTATAGTAACGGTGCAGCGGCATCCACCTTCCTATGATGAGAAAATATTAAGTAATTGTCAGAAGGTGCAATTAGCGTTGGAAAGGATATTAATTCTGATGTGTTGTTTGAGTATAGGGGGTGGTATTGTTATGGTATGTATAGGTGTTTTAATAGGCAGTAGCAGCGATGACATGCACCATGCATATCGGAAAATCATATGGGTCCATTGTTTCTAAGTCAAGGAGATGCTTATCTTCGAGCTGTAGTGATCCTTGTAGTCGTGCTGTTTGATGTGGAGGAGCAGCGGTACGCTTGATTGTGAGCCGCTGGTTGTGAGTGCTGTGTATACCCATATGTTTGCAAGTGAGTATATATTAATGGTTTATGTGAAAATTGTATGTAGAATCGCATAACAATATCATATACTAATAAGCAGAAGGTAGAGGTCTATATACCTGTTATAAAACTCTTCAGCTTCTGGAATTGCAGGGTTAAAATACCAACGGCATGCAGTATTTCCACTTAGGTATTCTTCACCTGTTTAAGATAAAGAATTAGCAGTGAAGATGTGTGATTATGAAAATGTGGTATATACTGGGAGTGGTTTTAGTTACCAGCGAAACTTTTCATGAGGTTGCCAACGATGAGCACAACAATTGGTTTACCTTGTTCTTCATTGTAAACTTCATCGATGGTAAACTCAGCAGCACGCTGTCCCCATAAGGTTAACTTAATCTCGACATTGCTACGCATAAAGAGGATTAATTTTCAGTAGACATTTGTTTGTTGTATATCTTCTGCAGTGTATAATGTTAGGGACACAGATTCCTTACCTGAGATCCTTGAGGATTATGTTTCTGTTTAGAGTGGCAGCTGATTGATTTGGTAGTTGTAGCAAAGTTGTGTCAGAAACttcggagatgattccaaggaCATCtgcagtgtgtgtgtgtgtgttctgTCAGATTTGTATAGTAGGAAAAGCAGAAAGACATTTAAGTTTGGACAGGGATGATACTGACCTAGGAAGTATTTGTTTTCACCAGCGTATTTTGGTAGCTCGGCAAAAGGTGTGAGGTTATAGACATATCTTGGGAATGTTTCAGGCAGGTTATTTGCTGGATATACCTTGGTGTAGCATGTGAACTCAATCATGTAAGGTGCATCAATTGGCCTGTACAGAGATTTGGCCCTTGATACTCTAAAACGGCTGATGATATAGATGCCACCTTCTTCGATCAAAGGACTTATGACATCCACTTCAGAGCTTGGTATCTCAGCATATATGGCATCTCCCTGGTGTTTTAGAATAAAAGTTAGGCAGTTTAAACCTTGAAGTAACTGTTGTAGAAACATATGTGCAAATGTAGTGAGAGCTGTGGATGAAAAGCATACAAAGAAATATAGCAGTGTGGTGTAGAAAATATGCGAGGGAATGTGACATAACCTTTTCATCGGCAAGCACAAGGTCTATGTGAGCTATTGGTCCATCGTCGGTGCCACCACGATACTCCCATTTCCGTGAGACACGGACGCAAACTGTCGAGTGTTTGGATTTCGGATGGAGTGTGGCGAGTGGATCGAATGTCATCTTCAGATCCTGTAGTTTGGACATTGattcaaaatataattttttagcaGTTATATTAGACTGGTCAATAAGTAGGGAATAAAGAGGcaaatgaattatttttttaatgtgtgGTAATTTAGTGTGCACCTGGTGATAGTAACTTTACCAGGCCATGTGTAATGTAGAAATTTATAATAGTTCAGTCATTGGTTTTTCTATAAGGAAGggtttcttgttttcttttttcccttaaaaaaaactaatgggATCAGATGTTCGAAAGATAAACATGGTAATTTCATGATTTATATTGTAACTGAAGATTCAAAGGTGTGGACATAGAGGCAGGTTTTTGTCAGAGGA is part of the Phragmites australis chromosome 12, lpPhrAust1.1, whole genome shotgun sequence genome and harbors:
- the LOC133886197 gene encoding uncharacterized protein LOC133886197 isoform X1; the protein is MTFDPLATLHPKSKHSTVCVRVSRKWEYRGGTDDGPIAHIDLVLADEKGDAIYAEIPSSEVDVISPLIEEGGIYIISRFRVSRAKSLYRPIDAPYMIEFTCYTKVYPANNLPETFPRYVYNLTPFAELPKYAGENKYFLDVLGIISEVSDTTLLQLPNQSAATLNRNIILKDLSNVEIKLTLWGQRAAEFTIDEVYNEEQGKPIVVLIVGNLMKSFAGEEYLSGNTACRWYFNPAIPEAEEFYNSTHNQRLTIKRTAAPPHQTARLQGSLQLEDKHLLDLETMDPYDFPICMVHVIAATAY
- the LOC133886197 gene encoding uncharacterized protein LOC133886197 isoform X2; this translates as MTFDPLATLHPKSKHSTVCVRVSRKWEYRGGTDDGPIAHIDLVLADEKGDAIYAEIPSSEVDVISPLIEEGGIYIISRFRVSRAKSLYRPIDAPYMIEFTCYTKVYPANNLPETFPRYVYNLTPFAELPKYAGENKYFLDVLGIISEVSDTTLLQLPNQSAATLNRNIILKDLSNVEIKLTLWGQRAAEFTIDEVYNEEQGKPIVVLIVGNLMKSFAGEEYLSGNTACRWYFNPAIPEAEEFYNRKVDAAAPLL